The Microaerobacter geothermalis genome includes the window CCAAAGCAAGAGCAGCCGCTTCCATATACAGCTGTCCGCTTTGGGTGAGATAAGCATCTTCATCAAAATACCTAGTATGGAAAAGGGTTGTGGTTCCCTCTGCCGATGTAGGTGTCAAAATGGGGGCATCCACCTGAGTGAAGTGATTTTCATTTAAATATTCCTGAATGGAACGAATAATTTCCGAGCGAATTTTCAAGATCGCATTTTGCCTTGGTGTCCGTATCCAAAGATGCCTATGGTCCAATAGGAAATCGACACCGTGTTCCTTCAGTGAAATGGGATATTCTTCAGAGATTTGAATGATATCCAATCCGGTTAATGTCAACTCGTAACCGCTGGGTGCCCTCTCATCTTCCCTGACCACCCCGGTTACATACAAAGAACTCTCCTGGGTAAGCTGGGAACATCTTTCCCAAACCTCTTCGGAAACTTCCTTTTTGACCAAAACCCCCTGGATAAAGCCCGTCCCATCTCTCAACTGCAAAAACTGGATTTTTCCGCTGGATCGTTTGTTGTATAACCAGCACCCGATGCGAATTTCTTTTCCCACATAATCCTTTACTTGAGATATTAGTACCGTCAAATGAACGTCCCTCCAATTTTACTGTTGAATAAATTTTTTGATCCGCTCCACTCCCTTTTCCAATAGTTCCATGGAAGTGGCATATGAGATACGAATATGCTGAGGGGCACCAAAGGCTGACCCTGGAATCACCGCTACCTTTTCTGCATCCAACAAGTCCTTGGCCCAATCATCAACAGAGGAATAACCCCCCTTTTCCATAGCCTCCTTCACATTAATAAAGGCATAAAAAGCCCCTTTAGGTTTTACCATAGATAAACTATCCGCTTCATTAATTAACTGAACCAAACGATTTCTTCTTTTCTCGAAAGCTTTTCTCATGGTTTCCAAAGGCTCTTGTGTCCCTGTTAATGCGGCTAAAGCACCATATTGGGCAAAAGTAGTGGCGTTTGAAGTGCTGTGACTGATCAAATTATTCATTGCTTTAATCAGAACAGTTGGACCTGCTGCATATCCAATGCGCCAACCGGTCATGGAATAAGGTTTTGATACCCCGTTTACAACAATGGTATGTTTATACTCCTCTTCACCTAGGCTGGCAATACTCACATGAGAAACGCCATCATAGATCAGCTTCTCATAGATTTCGTCAGAAATCATCAGTACTCCATGCTGAATACATACTTCGGCAATCGCTTTTAATTCTTCTGCAGAATAGATGCTACCGGTTGGATTGCTGGGTGAGTTAATAATTATTGCCTTGGTTCTTTCGGTGATAGCTTCTTTTACCTGAATAGGTGTAAGCTTAAATTCATTTTTTTCTGTGGCAGTTACAATGATCGGTTTTCCACCGGCCAACTTCACCATTTCCGGATAGCTGACCCAATATGGGGCAGGCACGATTACTTCATCCCCAGGATTCACAATGACTTGAAAAATATTGTATAAGACATGCTTTGCCCCCGCCCCTACGGAGATTTGATCAGGTGTATAGGAGAGTTGGTTATCCTTTAACAATTTGTCACAGATCGCTTTTCTCAGTTCCAAAATCCCTGAAGCGGGTGTATATTTGGTTTGCCCCTCTTTCATCGCCTGATAAGCCGCTTCAATAACATGTTCCGGTGTGTTAAAATCAGGCTCCCCCGCTCCCAAACCAACCACATCAAATCCCTGTGATCTTAATTCTTTTGCTTTTGCCGTAATCGCTAGAGTCGTTGATGGTGTTAACGCTGCGACTCGATTTGCCAATTCCATGCCATTTTCCTCCCATCGATTCATTCAAACGTTGTGATTCAATATCCCCATTATTATACATTATTTTTTTAGTTTTGCTATACGAACGGTATCTCTGGCAATCATCAATTCTTCATTGGTGGGAATCACAAACACCTTTACCTTTGAATTATCACCACTAATCATCCGTTCCTTTTTGTCATGTGCACCGTTTTTTTCGTCATCCAACTCAACTCCCAAATAGTTGAGAGACTCACAAACCTTTTTCCGAACCAGAACTGAATTTTCTCCAACCCCTGCGGTAAAAATAAGAGCATCTAAGCCATTCATGGCTGCAGTATAAGCACCAACATATTTCACAATTCGATAAATATACATGTCAAAGGCAAGTTTGGCTCGCTCATTTCCGTCAAACATAGCCTGCTCAATCTCCCTCATATCAGAACTGATGCCCGAAATACCGTATAGACCGCTGTGTTTGTTTAGCATGGAGCTTACCTCACCAATGGTCAGATCCTCTTTTGCCATGGTAAATGGAACAATGGCAGGGTCTATATCACCACTCCTGGTGCCCATAATCAATCCTTCTAATGGGGTCATTCCCATACTGGTATCCATAGATTTACCATTTTTTATGGCAGTAATACTAGCTCCATTCCCTATATGACAGGAAATCACTTTCAATTCTTCAAGGGGAACTCCCATCAATTCCTGCAATCGTTCAGATACGTATTTATGAGAAGTTCCATGAAATCCATAGCGGCGGACTTTGTGTCTGCGGTATAAAGCCTTTGGAAGAGCATAAAGATAGCTTGTCTTTGGCATAGTCTGATGGAATGCAGTATCAAAAACGGCTACCTGAGGTACATTCGGTAAAATATCTTCTGCTGCCAAAATCCCTTTTAGATTAGGCGGATTGTGTAAAGGAGCAAGCTCAAAGCATCCTCTGATTGCCTGTTTGACATCATCAGTGATCAGAACAGAATCTGAAAAAGTTTCTCCCCCATGCACCACACGATGACCGATAGCATTCAGCTCTTTGATGGATTGAAGTACCCCATACTTTGGGTCAACCAGAATTTGCAATACCTGACGGATCGCCTCTGTATGTTCCAAAATTTCGGCCACTTTTTTTACTTCTTCTTTGCCATGGGGACGGTGGGTGAGAATAGCAGTCTCCATTCCGATCCGTTCCACCCCCCCCTTCGCTAATACAGTTTCATTCTTCATTTCAAACAACTGGTACTTTAAAGACGAACTTCCGCAATTAATCACTAATACCTTCATTGTTTCTCCTCACTTCTCTCAACAATTCTTTCTCCGTTTTCGTCATATTTGAAGAAGCCTTCACCCGTCTTCACCCCCAAGTGGTTGGCACGAACCATCTTGCGTAAAAGCGGTGATGGGCGATATTTCAAATCCCCATAGTCTCTGAATAGCCGCTCCATCGATGCCAATACGGAATCTAAACCAAACCGGTCAGCCATTTCCAGAGGACCATAATGGAAATCATATCCGATCTTCATGGCCTTATCGATATCCTCAGCACTGGCTACACCCTCCATCAAGGTATGCAGGGCCTCATTGATTAATGTTACAATGAGTCTTGTTGTAACAAAGCCGGGAGATTCATAAACCTGTATTCCTTCCTTGTTGATTTGATTCACGAATCTTTTGGCAAAGGCAACCGTTTCATCAGAGGTTTTTAACCCCCGGATCATTTCAACCAAATCTATTTTAGCCACTGGATGTAAAAAATGAAGACC containing:
- a CDS encoding pyridoxal phosphate-dependent aminotransferase yields the protein MELANRVAALTPSTTLAITAKAKELRSQGFDVVGLGAGEPDFNTPEHVIEAAYQAMKEGQTKYTPASGILELRKAICDKLLKDNQLSYTPDQISVGAGAKHVLYNIFQVIVNPGDEVIVPAPYWVSYPEMVKLAGGKPIIVTATEKNEFKLTPIQVKEAITERTKAIIINSPSNPTGSIYSAEELKAIAEVCIQHGVLMISDEIYEKLIYDGVSHVSIASLGEEEYKHTIVVNGVSKPYSMTGWRIGYAAGPTVLIKAMNNLISHSTSNATTFAQYGALAALTGTQEPLETMRKAFEKRRNRLVQLINEADSLSMVKPKGAFYAFINVKEAMEKGGYSSVDDWAKDLLDAEKVAVIPGSAFGAPQHIRISYATSMELLEKGVERIKKFIQQ
- a CDS encoding acetate/propionate family kinase produces the protein MKVLVINCGSSSLKYQLFEMKNETVLAKGGVERIGMETAILTHRPHGKEEVKKVAEILEHTEAIRQVLQILVDPKYGVLQSIKELNAIGHRVVHGGETFSDSVLITDDVKQAIRGCFELAPLHNPPNLKGILAAEDILPNVPQVAVFDTAFHQTMPKTSYLYALPKALYRRHKVRRYGFHGTSHKYVSERLQELMGVPLEELKVISCHIGNGASITAIKNGKSMDTSMGMTPLEGLIMGTRSGDIDPAIVPFTMAKEDLTIGEVSSMLNKHSGLYGISGISSDMREIEQAMFDGNERAKLAFDMYIYRIVKYVGAYTAAMNGLDALIFTAGVGENSVLVRKKVCESLNYLGVELDDEKNGAHDKKERMISGDNSKVKVFVIPTNEELMIARDTVRIAKLKK
- a CDS encoding 3-hydroxyacyl-CoA dehydrogenase family protein; protein product: MGVKKVGVIGAGTMGQGISEMLAEHGIDVLLIDKTTRDLEHARRNIEISLDRQLEKWAITEAEKKVIMSKIQFTLDIHLLREADLVIESIIEDLEAKKRVFKQLDEVCSKNTILASNTSTLSLTEIAAATSRPDKVIGLHFLHPVAKIDLVEMIRGLKTSDETVAFAKRFVNQINKEGIQVYESPGFVTTRLIVTLINEALHTLMEGVASAEDIDKAMKIGYDFHYGPLEMADRFGLDSVLASMERLFRDYGDLKYRPSPLLRKMVRANHLGVKTGEGFFKYDENGERIVERSEEKQ